Proteins encoded together in one Marinobacter salsuginis window:
- a CDS encoding peptidoglycan -binding protein has translation MIGSRRRSRSTTNVWPGYVDALSALLMLVIFMLLVYVVSQLYLSQTLSDRDTQLARLNAQLNELSELLGLEESRSEALEEQLTSVQARNDSLVGQLESTREQLMRQTAMADAQSERLARLEESIDEKDEMSASQQAMILRLSNQIASLREQLRQIASALELQEQMTAEKEQELEQVSRRLNTLLAERVSQLEQYQSEFFARLRDILAGNENVRIVGDRFLLPSELLFASASAELGEEGRRELDKLADLLLDVSARIPDDVDWILRIDGHTDVIPINTPRFPSNWELSTARAVAVVRYLADQGVPERRMAAAGFGEFFPVAEGTSPEALQRNRRIELKLTDR, from the coding sequence ATGATTGGATCCAGGCGCCGAAGCCGCAGCACCACCAACGTCTGGCCGGGGTATGTGGATGCCCTCTCGGCTCTTCTGATGCTGGTGATCTTCATGCTGCTGGTGTACGTGGTTAGCCAGCTCTACCTGTCCCAGACCCTGTCCGACCGGGATACCCAGCTTGCGCGCCTGAATGCCCAGTTGAACGAACTCTCGGAGCTGTTGGGCCTTGAGGAAAGCCGAAGCGAAGCGCTGGAAGAACAGCTGACCAGTGTTCAGGCTCGCAACGACAGCCTGGTTGGTCAGCTTGAATCCACCCGCGAACAGCTGATGCGGCAGACCGCCATGGCCGATGCCCAGTCGGAACGGCTGGCCAGATTGGAAGAGTCCATCGACGAGAAAGACGAAATGTCCGCCAGCCAGCAGGCCATGATCCTGAGGCTGTCCAACCAGATTGCCTCACTCCGGGAACAACTCAGACAGATTGCCTCCGCACTGGAGCTCCAGGAACAGATGACCGCCGAGAAAGAGCAGGAACTGGAGCAGGTCAGTCGACGGCTGAATACCCTGCTGGCGGAGCGGGTCAGCCAGCTGGAACAGTATCAGTCGGAATTCTTTGCCCGTCTGCGGGATATTCTGGCAGGTAACGAGAACGTCCGGATTGTCGGCGACCGCTTCCTGCTGCCCTCGGAACTGCTGTTTGCTTCGGCCTCGGCGGAACTGGGCGAGGAAGGCCGGCGAGAGCTGGACAAGCTTGCGGATTTACTGCTGGATGTTTCAGCCAGGATTCCTGATGACGTTGACTGGATTCTGAGAATTGACGGCCATACCGATGTCATACCTATCAACACCCCGAGATTCCCTTCCAACTGGGAGCTGTCCACCGCCCGGGCGGTTGCAGTCGTTCGCTACCTGGCCGACCAGGGGGTTCCGGAACGGCGCATGGCGGCTGCCGGCTTTGGCGAGTTCTTCCCGGTGGCGGAAGGCACCTCGCCGGAGGCACTTCAGAGAAACCGGCGAATTGAGCTGAAGCTCACGGACCGCTAA
- a CDS encoding 2-hydroxymuconate tautomerase: MPVAQINILEGRSDEQKEALIREVTDALCRSLGAPVESVRIIINEMPKQHFGIGGQSAKKLGR, encoded by the coding sequence ATGCCTGTCGCCCAGATCAACATCCTGGAAGGCCGGTCTGATGAGCAAAAGGAAGCGCTCATCAGAGAGGTCACCGATGCGCTTTGCCGGTCGCTAGGGGCGCCTGTAGAGAGTGTCCGGATCATCATCAATGAAATGCCGAAGCAGCATTTCGGTATCGGTGGTCAATCCGCGAAGAAGCTGGGGCGCTGA
- a CDS encoding ketopantoate reductase family protein, which yields MAGLKILMMGAGGIGGYYAARLAQAGHELVLTARGDHLKALKTGGLTVDYEGEILHQALPAFSHTELMQKHEPDDFDLIVIALKSTATAPVMDEISDWLENASVPILSLQNGVDNEPVIAGVVGEDRVLGGLAVRIGGHITEPGHVFAEGVAQVVMGAWPRQRPDDPRVSLLRRLEALFNAAGIPTTVSENIRYELWRKLVINNGVNPLSALTGLDTRSLTHHPEFRKIVHGMMAETVAASEADDVNLGPEDLAEMFDLISNFNAIKTSMLVDKEKGRPLELDSIAGAVLRRCETLGIEAPYTGTVNALLTHSQN from the coding sequence TTGGCAGGTCTGAAGATTTTAATGATGGGTGCCGGTGGCATTGGTGGATATTACGCGGCAAGACTCGCCCAGGCGGGACACGAGCTGGTCCTGACCGCGCGTGGTGATCATCTCAAGGCGTTGAAAACCGGTGGCCTGACTGTGGATTATGAAGGCGAGATTCTGCATCAGGCACTGCCGGCCTTTTCCCACACAGAGCTGATGCAGAAGCATGAACCCGATGACTTTGATCTGATCGTCATCGCCCTGAAGTCCACGGCGACAGCGCCGGTCATGGATGAGATTTCCGATTGGCTGGAGAACGCGTCTGTTCCGATACTGTCGCTCCAGAACGGGGTCGACAACGAGCCGGTGATTGCCGGGGTGGTTGGTGAGGATCGGGTACTGGGTGGGCTTGCGGTGCGCATTGGCGGCCACATTACCGAACCCGGGCATGTGTTCGCCGAGGGCGTTGCCCAGGTTGTGATGGGTGCCTGGCCCAGGCAGCGACCTGACGATCCCCGCGTTTCCCTGCTCAGACGGTTGGAAGCATTGTTCAACGCGGCCGGCATTCCAACCACCGTCTCTGAAAACATCCGTTACGAACTCTGGCGCAAGCTGGTGATCAACAACGGTGTGAATCCGCTGTCCGCCCTGACCGGTCTTGATACCCGGAGCCTCACACACCACCCAGAATTCCGGAAGATTGTCCATGGAATGATGGCGGAAACAGTGGCTGCATCGGAGGCCGACGACGTCAACCTCGGGCCGGAGGATCTGGCCGAGATGTTCGACCTGATCAGCAACTTCAACGCCATCAAGACGTCCATGCTGGTCGACAAGGAAAAAGGGCGGCCCCTCGAACTGGACAGTATCGCCGGTGCCGTCCTGAGACGCTGCGAGACCCTGGGCATTGAGGCGCCATACACCGGGACGGTGAACGCCCTGCTGACCCATTCGCAGAATTAG
- a CDS encoding amidase, protein MAGKQLLSMPLRDLADGLRSRDMTAESLVEASIEASKDCDNRAYISWRPEPALELARAADQVRAAGGSTGPLMGIPVSVKDMFGVSGFPTYAGCARALPKSWEAEGPLVRALQSQLAPVVGKTHCVEFAFGGLGTNAHWPTPQNPWCKNEHRVPGGSSSGAGVSLINGTAALALGTDTAGSVRVPAAMTGVAGLKTTGGRWSTRGIVPLSSTLDTPGLLARRVEDLAFAFEALDPMLARRGAGIPASPDLSHLTLGVPDGFFWENCSPGIAETVEASLKQLEAAGARLVKFELSGLATVHSMFLKGGVAAPELAALIREELPDYRSSLDPDVAARLHKAEGLPAWEYIQRRTLIDRLSAQAAEELSTVDALLTPTVTLTPPTVSSLADPDAYVAANMQVLRNTAVANYLGLCGLSLPVGFDSMGLPVGLQLLMGPWREERLLAVGQAVERCLGTGPDIMGLAPAD, encoded by the coding sequence ATGGCCGGGAAACAGTTGCTGTCGATGCCATTGCGCGATCTTGCTGATGGGCTCCGATCCCGGGACATGACAGCGGAGTCTCTGGTTGAAGCCTCGATAGAAGCCAGCAAGGACTGTGATAACCGAGCCTATATCAGCTGGCGCCCCGAGCCGGCATTGGAACTTGCCCGCGCCGCTGATCAAGTCAGGGCTGCCGGTGGTTCCACCGGGCCTTTGATGGGTATACCGGTATCGGTAAAGGACATGTTCGGGGTGTCGGGTTTTCCCACCTACGCCGGTTGTGCGAGAGCCTTGCCGAAAAGCTGGGAGGCTGAAGGGCCTCTGGTTCGAGCCTTGCAATCCCAACTTGCTCCGGTGGTGGGTAAAACCCACTGCGTGGAGTTCGCTTTCGGGGGGCTGGGAACAAACGCCCATTGGCCAACCCCCCAAAACCCCTGGTGCAAGAATGAGCATCGGGTGCCTGGCGGGTCGAGTTCAGGTGCCGGAGTGTCTTTGATCAATGGAACCGCGGCGCTGGCTCTGGGCACTGATACCGCCGGCTCTGTGCGTGTTCCTGCAGCAATGACGGGTGTGGCCGGCCTCAAGACCACAGGCGGGCGCTGGTCCACCCGCGGAATTGTTCCGCTGTCGAGCACCCTGGATACACCCGGTTTGCTGGCCCGTCGTGTTGAGGATCTGGCCTTTGCGTTCGAGGCGCTTGACCCGATGTTAGCTCGCAGAGGCGCCGGGATACCTGCCAGCCCGGACCTGTCCCATTTGACCCTGGGGGTTCCGGATGGTTTTTTTTGGGAGAATTGCAGTCCCGGCATTGCGGAAACTGTCGAAGCATCCCTTAAACAGCTTGAAGCTGCCGGCGCCCGGCTGGTGAAGTTTGAGTTGTCCGGTCTGGCAACGGTTCATTCAATGTTCCTCAAGGGCGGCGTGGCAGCACCGGAACTGGCGGCTTTAATCAGGGAAGAGCTACCGGATTACAGATCGTCGCTTGATCCCGATGTGGCGGCCAGGCTTCACAAAGCCGAGGGATTACCCGCGTGGGAGTACATTCAACGCCGTACCCTGATTGATCGTTTGTCTGCTCAGGCGGCCGAAGAACTATCAACAGTGGATGCTCTTCTGACACCGACGGTTACGCTTACGCCGCCAACCGTGAGCAGTCTGGCGGACCCTGATGCCTATGTAGCGGCCAATATGCAGGTTCTGCGCAACACAGCCGTGGCGAATTATCTGGGCCTGTGTGGGCTGAGTTTGCCGGTCGGTTTCGATTCGATGGGTTTGCCGGTAGGGCTTCAATTGTTGATGGGGCCCTGGCGGGAAGAGCGGCTGCTGGCAGTCGGTCAGGCCGTTGAGCGCTGCCTCGGCACAGGTCCTGATATAATGGGCCTGGCGCCTGCAGACTAA